A single Crateriforma conspicua DNA region contains:
- a CDS encoding PH domain-containing protein — MSDENRPDESPSPTAPEQASSAENAPPADPAPAAAASEPARHESPADKFRREVESKQGSLDDFENEEELWAGGYSAKAMIGSWFLLVVVTVALTIAAIMMPQLTFPIALGIIAVLWVIVGLWYASRRLGFHYQLTTQRFIHQIGILTRRTDRIEVIDIDDVSYSQGPVERALGVGTIVITSSDRTHPELKMIGIEKVQEVAGLIDDVRRKERRKRSLHIEAI, encoded by the coding sequence ATGTCTGACGAAAACCGCCCCGACGAATCCCCGTCCCCGACAGCCCCCGAGCAAGCATCATCGGCCGAAAACGCCCCTCCGGCCGATCCCGCTCCGGCCGCGGCGGCATCCGAACCGGCGCGTCATGAATCGCCGGCCGACAAGTTCCGCAGGGAAGTGGAATCGAAACAGGGATCCCTGGACGATTTCGAAAACGAGGAAGAACTGTGGGCCGGCGGCTATAGTGCCAAAGCCATGATCGGCTCGTGGTTTCTGTTGGTCGTCGTGACCGTCGCCCTGACCATCGCCGCGATCATGATGCCCCAACTGACGTTCCCCATTGCACTGGGCATCATCGCGGTGCTGTGGGTGATCGTCGGACTGTGGTACGCCAGCCGCCGCTTGGGCTTTCATTACCAGCTGACCACCCAGCGATTCATCCACCAGATCGGAATCCTGACCCGACGTACCGACCGAATCGAAGTCATCGACATTGACGACGTCAGCTACAGCCAAGGTCCGGTCGAACGCGCTCTGGGCGTGGGCACCATCGTGATCACCAGCAGCGATCGGACTCACCCAGAACTAAAAATGATCGGCATCGAAAAGGTCCAAGAAGTCGCCGGCCTGATCGATGACGTCCGCCGCAAGGAACGTCGCAAACGCAGCCTGCATATCGAAGCGATCTAG